In Paenibacillus sp. BIC5C1, a genomic segment contains:
- a CDS encoding response regulator transcription factor: protein MIKVLIVDDDKLVRKGISSAMPWNEFGMEVVGEASNGAKALDFLESNSVDLMLTDLAMPVMSGIELMRSARQLYPELHIVVLTLHQDFDYIQEALRLGAIDYIAKVQLEKEQFEHVLNRIHTRIGELTNTRRKMPQLGETNVHYRKVYALVSLDRKSGQIWPIGLESGSDEVQFEVERNSWMWAVPQDGEDQLFDKLKGYLDQIPQGALLVLSDVQERTWSQIQNWIINYTETSLFYAYEPQDPVISVSMNEEDTAPTEPRDEDLDRIKRSWFLSPWTHNDHYYNQLVEEFRSLRLQKGQLMGLLYSLVMEWNHLFAETTLGRISMIHSFQSWYEVEQWIKLTSESIRKADEQVSYSQEMIDGVKKAVMIMQNDLDQAFTASGLSQQLNISRSYFSQCFKDIMGKTFNDYSRYIRMEKSKEYLLNTNNTIFWIAERVGYTDEKYFSRIFRELTGVLPSEYRQLGRGDK from the coding sequence ATGATTAAGGTATTGATTGTGGATGATGATAAATTGGTGCGAAAAGGAATAAGCTCCGCAATGCCATGGAACGAGTTCGGCATGGAGGTTGTTGGAGAAGCAAGTAACGGGGCTAAGGCGCTGGATTTTCTGGAATCCAACTCGGTGGATCTGATGCTAACGGATCTTGCGATGCCTGTGATGTCAGGCATTGAACTGATGCGCTCTGCAAGGCAGCTATACCCGGAACTTCATATTGTCGTGCTTACCCTTCATCAGGATTTTGATTATATCCAGGAAGCGCTTAGGCTGGGAGCGATCGACTATATAGCCAAAGTTCAGCTTGAGAAGGAACAATTCGAACATGTACTGAATCGAATACATACCCGGATTGGGGAGCTCACGAATACAAGACGAAAGATGCCGCAGCTAGGTGAAACCAACGTCCATTATCGTAAAGTGTATGCACTTGTTTCACTGGACCGAAAATCCGGCCAGATCTGGCCTATCGGTCTCGAATCCGGTTCAGACGAGGTCCAATTTGAAGTGGAACGGAACAGCTGGATGTGGGCGGTACCTCAGGATGGAGAGGATCAGCTATTCGATAAATTGAAGGGATATTTGGATCAAATTCCTCAAGGTGCGCTACTGGTGTTGTCTGATGTACAGGAACGGACATGGTCGCAAATTCAAAACTGGATTATAAACTATACAGAAACGTCCTTGTTTTATGCGTATGAACCCCAAGATCCAGTTATTTCCGTTTCCATGAATGAAGAAGATACAGCTCCAACAGAACCTCGGGATGAGGACTTGGATCGTATTAAACGAAGTTGGTTTTTATCTCCGTGGACGCATAACGATCATTATTATAACCAGCTTGTTGAAGAGTTTAGATCTCTAAGGTTGCAAAAAGGGCAGCTGATGGGATTACTGTACTCCCTGGTCATGGAGTGGAACCATCTTTTCGCAGAGACTACGCTGGGCAGAATCTCCATGATCCATTCTTTTCAATCATGGTACGAGGTGGAACAGTGGATCAAGCTGACCTCTGAAAGTATTCGAAAGGCGGATGAACAGGTTTCTTATTCTCAGGAAATGATAGATGGGGTGAAAAAAGCCGTGATGATTATGCAGAATGATCTGGATCAGGCATTTACAGCTTCAGGGTTGTCCCAGCAACTCAACATTAGCCGCAGCTATTTCAGCCAATGCTTCAAGGACATCATGGGAAAAACCTTTAATGATTATTCCCGATATATACGAATGGAGAAGTCGAAAGAGTATTTATTGAACACAAACAACACGATTTTCTGGATTGCAGAGCGGGTGGGTTATACGGATGAGAAATACTTCAGCCGAATCTTTCGCGAACTGACAGGCGTGCTGCCAAGTGAATATCGACAATTAGGCAGAGGCGACAAATAG
- a CDS encoding extracellular solute-binding protein: protein MIKKMAVCGVVVSLIAGIVFFNISYFRESPIGPTTTAPDTAVTEPFGKYKHPVSIRLGYVVDPTGTDLSEGETLEKNMWKTVIKQNLNIDVEVMWQVSKENFGQKIDLAIASNDLPDAMIVNQVQLNEMVKAGEIEDLTKAYASSASPEMKKIIDSTNGLALEQVTFEGKMMAVPSVTAEDFSMLWIRQDWLDRLGLEPPKTVDELEAVAKAFVEQDPDGNGKRDTIGLASSTSLFNDFNNSAFAFDLTPIFAAYGAFPGYWLEKDGKPEYGSILPETRNALVRLRDMYATGLLDPDLGIRKEPEETVISGQAGMFFQGFFAGYWPLPSAWLKDPKANWQAYALPLDANGAFRVKVDNPSSSFLVVRKGYAHPEAIIMINNLYLRDEFKYGTSFMLSRNFFAPADEARYESKAVQEILAGTKTPADFKDKSEYKLLENTVSTIKQTKLKPYDQLGISFWDQHNENFMRGYSLLVGGRNFFDPNIHKVRSLTYKRTPAVERLWSKLSKLEHDTFLKIILGAAPIESFDQFVQEWKEQGGDQVTAEVTASQNQR, encoded by the coding sequence ATGATCAAGAAGATGGCTGTGTGTGGTGTTGTCGTCAGCTTGATTGCAGGTATCGTATTTTTTAATATTTCATACTTTCGGGAATCGCCAATTGGTCCAACGACAACCGCTCCTGACACAGCTGTCACCGAGCCATTCGGTAAATATAAACATCCCGTTTCCATCCGGTTGGGATATGTGGTTGACCCCACAGGTACGGATCTCTCCGAAGGAGAAACATTAGAAAAGAATATGTGGAAAACGGTGATTAAGCAAAACCTCAACATTGACGTCGAGGTCATGTGGCAGGTATCCAAGGAGAATTTTGGACAGAAAATCGATCTGGCTATTGCCAGCAATGATTTGCCTGACGCAATGATCGTTAATCAAGTTCAGTTGAATGAGATGGTCAAAGCGGGAGAGATTGAAGATCTGACCAAGGCATATGCAAGCAGCGCTTCACCTGAGATGAAGAAAATCATCGACAGCACCAATGGATTGGCTCTGGAACAAGTGACCTTTGAAGGGAAAATGATGGCTGTTCCGTCTGTGACGGCGGAGGACTTCAGTATGCTCTGGATCAGGCAGGACTGGCTGGATCGTCTTGGATTAGAACCACCGAAAACAGTGGACGAATTGGAAGCTGTTGCGAAAGCCTTTGTGGAGCAGGACCCGGATGGGAACGGAAAACGGGATACGATCGGGCTTGCTTCAAGTACAAGTCTGTTTAACGATTTCAACAACAGCGCTTTTGCCTTTGATCTAACGCCGATCTTCGCGGCTTATGGAGCCTTCCCTGGATATTGGCTCGAAAAAGATGGAAAACCTGAATACGGTTCGATTCTACCAGAGACAAGGAACGCTTTGGTCAGGCTTCGTGATATGTATGCCACAGGTCTCCTTGATCCAGATCTGGGCATTCGCAAAGAGCCGGAGGAAACTGTCATTAGCGGACAGGCAGGGATGTTCTTTCAAGGTTTCTTTGCAGGATACTGGCCGCTTCCAAGCGCTTGGCTGAAAGATCCCAAGGCGAACTGGCAGGCTTACGCGCTCCCACTGGATGCAAACGGAGCATTTCGTGTGAAGGTGGATAATCCCTCAAGTTCTTTCCTGGTGGTTCGCAAAGGGTATGCTCATCCCGAAGCGATCATCATGATAAACAATCTGTACCTCCGTGATGAGTTCAAGTATGGTACCAGTTTTATGCTCAGTCGCAATTTCTTTGCCCCGGCAGATGAAGCACGATATGAATCCAAAGCCGTGCAGGAGATTCTGGCCGGAACCAAAACCCCAGCTGATTTTAAGGACAAGTCCGAATATAAGCTGCTGGAAAATACAGTTTCGACGATAAAACAAACTAAGCTAAAGCCTTATGATCAACTTGGCATTTCGTTTTGGGATCAGCACAACGAGAACTTTATGCGTGGTTATTCACTGCTCGTGGGTGGAAGAAATTTTTTTGATCCGAATATCCATAAAGTTCGAAGTCTTACCTACAAACGAACGCCAGCGGTGGAGAGATTATGGAGCAAATTATCCAAGCTGGAGCATGATACATTTTTGAAAATTATTTTAGGTGCTGCACCGATCGAGTCATTCGATCAATTTGTACAAGAGTGGAAAGAACAGGGAGGCGACCAAGTGACTGCTGAAGTGACTGCTTCCCAGAATCAACGCTGA
- a CDS encoding extracellular solute-binding protein: protein MRNNWSIKSKMLTKRLAVLSMSALMVSVLAACGGSSNPPTAEDAGQYEVTPGDPFSAYKDEVTVTMGRVTTANPKLPAGDTYENNAYTRLVKESFNAQIKDQFEANGEDYSRQVSLAIASGELPDMMRVDSKDELKELVDNDLIEDLTEVYKQYATDNIKQIYDSYDGRALDNATIDGRLMGLPATSLDSAPTMVWVRQDWLDVLGIKLDADGDGAIKLEDVEKTAEEFLKKDPGQTGKPVGIPFVNTLNTTDYNGSAYTMLGVASTEGAYPQYWMKGEDGSIVYGSTTEETKQMLGVMADWFKRGIIDPQFGTRTFDDITALYTNGQSGIAFGPWHIPDWGLSSVKQMDKHAKFTAYTLEDADGKVNVAHANPSGQFIVVRKGYEHPELAIKIINLFYDKLANDKDVATTMPEAAKYLESGVDGSTRPFNIEVNSATSLLDDYSDVVRGIKGEIGLDQVRTTESKNNIGSIQTYLKDQDTDDLTAWSKYHSRMNGVGLIDKLTQEGKFNWMTPAFSGTTPSMKQTWANLTKMEQESFIKIITGAEPLDYFETFVSNWKKQGGDQVIQEIEAETTSQK from the coding sequence ATGAGAAATAATTGGTCAATAAAAAGCAAAATGTTGACGAAACGACTGGCAGTGCTGTCCATGTCCGCATTGATGGTTTCCGTCCTTGCAGCCTGTGGGGGATCCTCCAATCCGCCGACTGCTGAGGATGCAGGTCAATATGAGGTAACACCTGGAGATCCATTCAGTGCTTATAAAGACGAAGTGACGGTAACGATGGGGCGTGTTACGACGGCGAATCCGAAATTGCCGGCTGGAGATACATATGAGAACAATGCGTATACCCGTCTGGTTAAAGAATCGTTTAATGCACAAATTAAGGACCAATTTGAGGCTAATGGTGAAGATTACAGTCGTCAGGTCTCTCTTGCAATCGCTTCCGGGGAATTGCCCGATATGATGCGCGTCGATTCCAAGGATGAACTTAAAGAATTGGTTGATAATGATCTGATTGAAGATCTGACGGAAGTATACAAACAATATGCCACCGATAATATCAAGCAGATTTACGACTCTTACGATGGCCGTGCACTTGACAATGCCACGATTGATGGCCGATTGATGGGCCTTCCAGCGACCTCTCTGGACTCCGCACCAACTATGGTTTGGGTTCGTCAGGATTGGTTGGATGTGCTGGGAATAAAACTTGATGCTGACGGAGACGGTGCCATCAAGCTGGAAGATGTAGAGAAAACAGCAGAAGAGTTCCTGAAAAAAGATCCTGGGCAAACTGGGAAACCGGTGGGCATTCCTTTTGTGAACACCTTGAATACAACGGACTATAACGGTTCTGCATATACCATGCTGGGTGTTGCTTCAACCGAAGGCGCGTATCCTCAATATTGGATGAAGGGTGAAGACGGCAGCATCGTTTATGGTTCGACTACAGAGGAAACCAAGCAGATGTTGGGCGTTATGGCCGACTGGTTCAAGAGAGGTATCATTGACCCGCAATTTGGAACCCGTACATTTGACGATATTACTGCACTTTATACCAATGGTCAGAGCGGAATTGCTTTTGGACCGTGGCACATTCCAGACTGGGGACTGAGCAGTGTCAAGCAGATGGATAAACATGCGAAATTCACGGCTTACACGCTGGAGGATGCAGACGGTAAGGTAAACGTGGCACACGCCAATCCATCCGGTCAGTTTATCGTTGTGAGAAAAGGTTATGAACATCCGGAACTCGCGATTAAAATTATTAATCTATTCTACGATAAATTGGCAAATGACAAAGATGTCGCAACTACCATGCCAGAGGCAGCCAAGTATTTGGAAAGCGGCGTAGACGGTTCAACCAGACCTTTTAATATTGAAGTCAACTCGGCAACATCCCTGTTGGATGATTACTCCGACGTTGTTCGAGGAATTAAAGGTGAGATCGGTTTGGATCAGGTCCGTACAACGGAATCGAAGAACAATATTGGCAGTATCCAAACATACTTGAAAGACCAGGATACGGATGATTTAACAGCTTGGTCGAAATATCACTCACGTATGAACGGAGTGGGGCTGATCGATAAGTTGACACAGGAAGGTAAATTCAACTGGATGACGCCAGCGTTCTCTGGAACTACACCAAGCATGAAACAGACGTGGGCTAACCTGACCAAAATGGAACAGGAATCTTTCATCAAAATCATAACGGGTGCGGAACCGCTGGATTACTTCGAAACATTCGTCAGCAATTGGAAGAAACAAGGCGGAGACCAAGTGATCCAGGAGATCGAAGCCGAGACTACATCCCAAAAATAA
- a CDS encoding ABC transporter permease, giving the protein MKQEKYKARNRLGTGAMYHMMMLPGILFLLVFSYIPMVGVITAFQDYVPAKGMFGSEFVGLKHFIYMFKLPDIGQVISNTLVIAIAKILLGTLMAIIFSILLNEIRFKFVKKSVQTIVYLPHFLSWVVLASVVVNMFSLDGSVNQILAFFGLENINFLGSNTWFQPLIIGTDVWKEFGYSSIVYLAAITSIDPGLYEASGIDGASWWRKVWHITLPGMLPIILLMGVMSLTNILSAGFDQIYNLYNPVVYESGDILDTYVYRIGLVGRQYSFGTAVGLFKSVIGIVLLLSANELAKKYTDRKIF; this is encoded by the coding sequence ATGAAGCAGGAAAAATATAAAGCAAGAAACCGCTTGGGCACGGGTGCCATGTATCATATGATGATGCTGCCTGGCATTTTATTTTTGCTGGTATTCAGCTACATTCCAATGGTTGGTGTCATTACGGCATTTCAGGATTACGTACCAGCCAAAGGTATGTTTGGCTCCGAGTTTGTTGGACTCAAGCATTTTATTTATATGTTCAAGCTGCCGGACATCGGGCAAGTAATCAGTAATACGTTGGTGATTGCCATCGCCAAGATTCTACTCGGCACACTGATGGCCATCATTTTTTCCATTTTATTAAACGAAATCCGCTTTAAATTTGTTAAAAAATCCGTGCAGACCATTGTATATCTGCCTCACTTTTTGTCTTGGGTTGTTCTGGCCTCCGTGGTTGTTAACATGTTCAGCCTGGATGGAAGTGTAAACCAGATTTTAGCCTTTTTCGGCTTGGAAAATATTAATTTTCTCGGAAGCAACACCTGGTTCCAGCCGCTGATTATCGGGACGGACGTATGGAAGGAATTCGGTTATAGCTCCATCGTTTATTTGGCTGCAATTACCTCGATTGATCCCGGCCTATATGAAGCGTCAGGTATAGATGGAGCGAGCTGGTGGAGAAAAGTATGGCATATTACGTTGCCGGGCATGCTGCCTATTATTCTGCTCATGGGGGTTATGAGTCTGACCAATATTTTGAGTGCAGGCTTCGATCAAATCTACAATCTGTATAACCCGGTTGTCTATGAGTCGGGCGATATTCTGGATACCTATGTATACCGGATTGGTCTCGTTGGCAGACAGTATAGTTTCGGTACGGCTGTTGGGTTGTTCAAATCAGTGATTGGTATTGTTCTATTATTGTCCGCCAATGAATTGGCCAAAAAATACACCGACAGAAAGATATTCTAA
- a CDS encoding carbohydrate ABC transporter permease: protein MSYSASLKDRMGRFVIYAIVILLALICLLPLWNIVAISFSSSEAVSANAVGLLPVKFTTAAYSKIIDDAQFWRSFGISVLRVALSLVLNMILIVLMAYPLSKSKREFKGRNIYMNIMIFAMLFSGGMIPSYLLIKNLDMLNTIWSLVLPGAVPIFSVILVMNFFAAVPKALEEAAFIDGANALQVLFKVYVPVSIPALATVSLFSIVGTWNDFFSGLIYMTKVSNYPLMTYIQSLNVNIAELLQSGTNSAQLSNLTEISNKNLNAAKIVVAVIPLLLIYPLLQKYFVTGIVVGSVKE, encoded by the coding sequence GTGTCTTATTCCGCAAGCCTGAAAGACCGAATGGGCCGGTTTGTCATCTACGCCATCGTTATATTGCTGGCTTTGATCTGCCTCCTTCCATTATGGAATATCGTTGCGATTTCATTCAGCAGCAGTGAGGCCGTATCGGCCAATGCCGTAGGTCTGTTACCCGTTAAGTTTACAACAGCCGCTTATTCGAAAATTATTGATGATGCGCAGTTCTGGCGCTCCTTTGGCATTTCCGTTCTACGTGTGGCTCTGTCCCTTGTGCTCAACATGATTCTTATTGTTTTGATGGCTTATCCGCTGTCCAAATCAAAAAGGGAGTTTAAGGGCAGAAATATTTATATGAATATCATGATTTTTGCCATGCTGTTCAGTGGGGGCATGATCCCCAGCTATCTGTTGATCAAAAACCTGGATATGCTCAATACGATTTGGTCGCTTGTACTGCCAGGTGCTGTTCCAATATTCAGTGTCATTCTTGTGATGAACTTCTTCGCCGCAGTGCCAAAAGCGCTTGAAGAAGCGGCATTCATCGACGGGGCAAATGCATTGCAGGTCTTGTTCAAAGTGTATGTGCCCGTGTCTATTCCTGCGCTGGCGACCGTATCCCTGTTCAGTATTGTGGGCACGTGGAATGATTTCTTCAGTGGTTTGATCTATATGACCAAAGTTAGCAATTATCCGCTTATGACCTATATTCAGTCGCTTAATGTGAATATTGCGGAGCTTCTTCAATCTGGCACAAACTCTGCTCAGCTCAGCAATCTGACTGAGATTTCGAACAAAAATCTGAATGCAGCCAAAATCGTAGTAGCTGTCATTCCGCTGCTGCTAATTTACCCGCTGCTGCAAAAATACTTTGTGACCGGAATTGTTGTGGGGTCGGTAAAAGAATAA
- a CDS encoding alpha-glucosidase: MGNQKWWKEVVVYQIYPRSFQDSNGDGIGDLKGILSRLDYLKNLGIGAIWLSPVCKSPQDDNGYDISDYQDIDPMFGSLEDMELLIQEAGKRDIRIIMDLVLNHSSDEHPWFKEARKSKDNPYHDYYVWRDGVEGTPPNDLGSTFGGSAWEWVPELGQYYLHLFSVKQPDLNWENPKVRQEIYDMIQWWMDKGVGGFRLDVIDLIGKQPDLKITGNGPNLHQYMRELSKETFQKGDLLTVGETWGATPESAKLYSNPDGSELSMVFQFEHISLDEQEGKGKWDLQPLGLLQLKKVLSKWQTELKGEAWNSLFWNNHDLPRIVSRWGNDGEYRVQSAKMLATLLHGMQGTPYVYQGEELGMTNVRYPIEEYRDIELLNLYKERVENGYPEEEVMESIYAKGRDNARTPMQWDASENAGFTEGKPWILVNPNYTEINAEESIHDPDSIYHYYKTLIQLRKEHEVIIYGDYELLYPEDPNLFAYTRTLGDTKLLVLCNFYGKVVPFQLPSEFAGDKRLLISNYSDVVSENALRPYEARMYLLV, from the coding sequence ATGGGAAATCAAAAATGGTGGAAAGAAGTTGTCGTATATCAAATTTATCCCCGCAGCTTTCAAGATAGCAATGGTGATGGCATCGGCGATCTGAAAGGTATTTTATCCCGACTCGATTATTTGAAGAATCTTGGCATCGGTGCGATCTGGCTGTCACCAGTGTGCAAGTCCCCGCAAGATGACAACGGGTATGACATTTCGGATTACCAGGATATCGATCCGATGTTTGGTTCGCTTGAAGATATGGAATTGCTGATTCAGGAGGCAGGCAAGCGGGACATCCGAATTATTATGGATCTGGTGCTTAACCACTCTTCAGACGAACACCCCTGGTTCAAGGAAGCCCGGAAAAGCAAGGATAATCCGTACCACGATTATTACGTGTGGAGAGATGGTGTGGAAGGAACACCTCCCAACGATTTAGGTTCAACATTTGGTGGATCTGCCTGGGAATGGGTTCCCGAGTTGGGACAGTATTACCTGCATCTTTTCTCTGTTAAACAACCGGATCTGAACTGGGAGAACCCCAAGGTACGGCAGGAAATATACGATATGATTCAATGGTGGATGGATAAAGGCGTAGGTGGTTTCCGTCTTGATGTTATCGATCTGATTGGCAAGCAGCCTGACCTCAAAATTACAGGCAATGGGCCAAATCTGCACCAATATATGCGTGAACTCAGTAAAGAGACATTCCAAAAGGGTGACCTGCTAACTGTCGGAGAAACCTGGGGGGCAACGCCTGAGAGTGCCAAGCTTTATAGCAACCCTGACGGCAGTGAACTATCCATGGTCTTCCAATTTGAACATATTAGTCTGGATGAGCAGGAGGGAAAAGGAAAGTGGGATCTCCAGCCGCTGGGTCTGCTTCAATTAAAGAAAGTGTTGTCCAAATGGCAGACTGAGCTAAAGGGCGAAGCCTGGAACAGCTTGTTCTGGAATAACCATGACCTTCCGCGGATCGTGTCTCGTTGGGGAAATGACGGGGAATATCGTGTACAGTCTGCCAAAATGCTGGCGACTCTTCTTCATGGCATGCAAGGTACGCCATATGTGTATCAGGGTGAAGAGTTAGGTATGACGAATGTACGTTACCCTATTGAAGAATACCGTGATATTGAGCTGCTGAATCTGTATAAGGAACGGGTCGAGAATGGGTATCCTGAGGAAGAAGTGATGGAATCCATTTATGCAAAGGGCCGTGATAACGCACGTACGCCGATGCAGTGGGACGCTTCCGAAAATGCGGGTTTTACCGAAGGCAAACCATGGATTTTGGTAAATCCGAATTACACGGAGATTAATGCGGAAGAATCTATACATGATCCGGATTCCATTTACCATTACTATAAAACACTGATTCAGCTGCGAAAAGAGCATGAAGTGATCATTTATGGGGATTATGAACTGTTGTATCCGGAAGACCCCAACCTTTTCGCTTACACACGGACACTTGGTGATACCAAACTGCTAGTCCTGTGCAACTTCTATGGCAAAGTTGTTCCATTCCAGCTTCCAAGCGAATTTGCAGGGGATAAACGTTTATTAATTAGTAACTATTCGGACGTTGTTTCAGAGAACGCACTTCGTCCTTATGAAGCAAGAATGTATCTGCTTGTGTAG
- a CDS encoding LysR substrate-binding domain-containing protein: MITDALKVFVTVAEQSHFSKAAELLNLSQPGVSLHIKNLENELGAKLLHRSPKHVSLTEAGAILYKHAKVIQARYDEARQEIQMLRDEVTGSIQIGASFTIGEYILPKKLAEFAAQYPQVNIQVTIGNTQEILSAVRGNQLDIGFVEGEAQASSDLDVIPYMKDEMIVVAPSGHPLSGSVVVEQNMLQDQVWVLRELGSGTRAFSDHFMEQTAIRPKRSYVFTSSQGVKEAVAAGLGIAMVSRWIVHKELATGEVEELRIRQLHLERNFSIIRLNEYSHSMALDVFLQKLLFVKKEG, from the coding sequence ATGATAACTGATGCATTAAAAGTCTTCGTTACCGTTGCGGAACAAAGCCATTTCTCCAAGGCCGCAGAACTGCTGAACCTGTCCCAACCCGGGGTGAGCCTGCACATCAAAAATCTGGAAAATGAGCTAGGAGCCAAGCTGCTGCATCGTTCGCCAAAGCATGTGTCCCTGACTGAAGCGGGGGCAATCCTCTACAAACATGCCAAAGTCATTCAGGCCCGCTACGATGAAGCGCGCCAGGAGATTCAAATGCTGCGGGATGAGGTGACCGGAAGCATTCAGATCGGGGCCAGCTTCACCATCGGTGAATATATTTTGCCTAAGAAGCTGGCAGAATTCGCAGCGCAGTATCCGCAGGTCAACATTCAGGTTACGATTGGCAATACCCAGGAGATTCTGTCTGCGGTTAGGGGAAACCAACTGGATATCGGATTTGTGGAGGGTGAGGCACAAGCCTCGTCAGACCTTGACGTTATCCCTTACATGAAGGATGAGATGATCGTAGTAGCTCCTTCCGGCCATCCTCTCTCCGGTTCGGTAGTGGTAGAGCAGAATATGCTTCAGGATCAGGTCTGGGTTCTTCGTGAGTTGGGTTCGGGAACACGCGCGTTTAGCGATCATTTTATGGAACAGACTGCGATCCGTCCCAAACGCTCCTATGTCTTCACCAGCAGTCAGGGTGTGAAGGAAGCGGTTGCTGCGGGACTCGGTATTGCAATGGTATCCAGATGGATTGTTCATAAGGAGCTGGCCACCGGGGAAGTCGAAGAACTGCGAATCAGACAGCTGCATCTGGAGCGCAATTTCTCCATCATTCGCCTCAACGAATATTCACATTCCATGGCGCTTGATGTTTTCTTGCAAAAGCTTCTTTTCGTCAAAAAAGAGGGTTGA
- a CDS encoding YeiH family protein, which produces MILQTQLRFVKNIKGVRNRGFLQGIGLTLLLSLIAKLLGYLPLLNIMGQLVIAILLGILYRAVRGVPLTAQSGISFSGKRLLRFGIILLGLKLNLMDIVHAGYKVVALAAINVVVTIFVVYVLSKWLKIDKRIGLLTACGTAICGAAAVVAIAPQIKAKDEETAVGAATVAILGTIFTLAYTLLYPVLGLSANGYGLFTGATLHEVAHVIAGAAPGGQAATDMAVIVKLTRVAMLVPIALIIGLWSGRQAREGEQKSSKGISWRELPVPWFIFGFLAMSGLNTLGIIPQELISGLLVLSYMLLAMAMAGLGLGVDIATFRRLGKKPFLAGLLGSIVLSILGFMLVCGFGLN; this is translated from the coding sequence ATGATTTTACAGACACAATTGAGATTCGTTAAAAACATAAAAGGTGTTAGGAACAGGGGATTTCTGCAGGGGATCGGACTGACTTTACTGCTCTCGTTGATCGCCAAGCTGCTGGGTTATCTGCCGCTCTTAAATATCATGGGACAACTCGTTATTGCAATTCTGCTTGGCATCTTGTACCGGGCGGTGCGTGGCGTTCCGTTGACCGCGCAATCAGGGATATCCTTTTCGGGAAAGCGATTGCTGCGGTTCGGCATCATCCTGCTGGGTTTGAAGCTGAACCTTATGGATATTGTTCATGCAGGCTACAAAGTCGTTGCGCTAGCGGCAATCAATGTTGTTGTTACGATTTTTGTTGTTTACGTGCTGAGCAAGTGGTTAAAGATCGACAAACGAATAGGGCTGTTGACTGCTTGTGGTACAGCCATCTGCGGTGCAGCGGCAGTGGTCGCGATTGCGCCACAGATCAAGGCCAAAGACGAAGAAACAGCAGTAGGAGCGGCTACGGTGGCGATATTGGGCACAATCTTCACCCTTGCATATACTTTGTTATACCCTGTGTTGGGTTTAAGTGCGAATGGATATGGCCTATTCACAGGGGCTACGCTGCATGAAGTGGCACACGTCATTGCTGGAGCTGCACCTGGAGGGCAAGCGGCAACTGATATGGCAGTCATCGTAAAGCTAACCAGGGTCGCCATGTTGGTGCCCATTGCGCTGATCATCGGTTTGTGGAGTGGACGACAGGCGCGTGAGGGAGAGCAAAAATCATCTAAAGGAATCTCTTGGCGTGAATTGCCAGTACCCTGGTTCATTTTCGGGTTTCTGGCTATGAGTGGTTTAAACACGCTGGGTATTATTCCGCAAGAGTTGATCTCGGGACTTCTGGTTCTGTCCTATATGCTGCTCGCGATGGCCATGGCTGGATTGGGGTTGGGTGTGGATATTGCAACCTTCCGTCGTCTGGGTAAGAAACCTTTTTTGGCAGGATTACTGGGCTCTATAGTGTTGTCCATTCTAGGCTTCATGCTCGTTTGTGGCTTTGGCCTGAACTAG